Proteins encoded within one genomic window of Trichoderma asperellum chromosome 2, complete sequence:
- the PPH3 gene encoding phosphoprotein phosphatase PP4 catalytic subunit, with translation MADQHEVDLDSIIDRLLEVRGSRPGKQVQLLESEIRFLCTKAREIFISQPILLELEAPIKICGDIHGQYYDLLRLFEYGGFPPEANYLFLGDYVDRGKQSLETICLLLAYKIKYPENFFILRGNHECASINRIYGFYDECKRRYNIKLWKTFTDCFNCLPIAAIIDEKIFTMHGGLSPDLNSMEQIRRVMRPTDIPDCGLLCDLLWSDPDKDITGWSENDRGVSFTFGPDVVSRFLQKHDMDLICRAHQVVEDGYEFFSKRQLVTLFSAPNYCGEFDNAGAMMSVDESLLCSFQILKPAEKKQKFGSRR, from the exons ATGGCAGACCAACATGAGGTCGATCTCGATTCTATAATTGACCGGCTGCTCGAGGTCCGAGGCAGCCGGCCCGGAAAGCAGGTCCAGCTCCTCGAGAGTGAGATTCGCTTCCTATGCACCAAGGCCCGTGAGATTTTCATTTCTCAGCCCATCCTCCTTGAGCTGGAGGCTCCTATCAAG ATCTGCGGCGATATTCACGGCCAATACTACGATCTTCTGCGTTTGTTTGAGTATGGTGGCTTCCCCCCCGAGGCCAACTACCTGTTCCTGGGCGACTACGTCGACCGTGGCAAGCAGTCCCTCGAGACCATCTGCCTGCTCCTCGCCTACAAGATCAAGTACCCCGAGAACTTCTTCATTCTGCGTGGCAACCACGAGTGCGCCTCCATCAACCGTATTTACGGCTTCTACGATGAGTGCAAGCGCCGCTACAATATTAAGCTTTGGAAGACGTTTACGGATTGCTTCAACTGCTTACCTATTGCCGCCATTATTGATGAGAAGATCTTCACCATGCACGGAGGTCTCAGCCCCGATCTGAACTCGATGGAGCAGATTCGCCGTGTCATGCGCCCCACCGAT ATCCCCGATTGCGGTCTGCTGTGTGACCTTTTGTGGTCCGATCCCGATAAGGATATTACTGGCTGGAGCGAAAACGACCGTGGTGTGTCCTTCACATTTGGTCCGGACGTGGTCTCCCGTTTCCTGCAGAAGCACGACATGGACCTCATCTGCCGTGCCCACCAGGTTGTGGAAGATGGCTACGAGTTCTTCTCCAAGCGTCAGCTCGTCACTCTGTTCAGTGCTCCCAACTACTGTGGCGAATTCGACAACGCAGGTGCCATGATGAGCGTAGACGAGAGCTTGCTCTGCTCGTTCCAG ATCCTCAAGCCTGctgagaagaaacaaaagttTGGAAGCCGGCGTTAA
- a CDS encoding uncharacterized protein (TransMembrane:2 (i106-129o141-159i)) codes for MTCDPPQSAGLWRALSQAHRPLRCAVAGAFVIIAETSRSQDPSISASGSFSLRLLNRARLCICNRQRQVLSARPSQEQKQTLKASRHLEACVSAGRFGFALPRRPVFVFLLFSDLPPSLVACCILFFFLPLRGVTQFRHLFFSQVWLGFLHLRDIHFVFRERDKESRSSKTLRS; via the exons ATGACCTGTGACCCTCCCCAATCAGCAGGCCTCTGGAGGGCCCTGTCGCAGGCCCACCGcccgctgcgctgcgctgtgGCAGGCGCTTTTGTTATTATAGCAGAGACGTCCAGATCCCAAGACCCCTCCATCTCTGCCTCTGGATCCTTTTCCCTTCGTCTGCTCAACCGCGCAAGGCTTTGCATTTGCAACAGGCAACGCCAGGTCTTGTCTGCGAGGCCAAGTcaagagcagaagcagaCGCTGAAAGCCTCGCGCCATCTCGAAGCCTGCGTATCTGCCGGCAGATTCGGCTTCGCCCTTCCACGACGACCGGTCTTTGtgttccttctcttctccgaCCTGCCGCCGAGCCTCGTCGCCTGTTgtattttattcttcttcttgccgttgCGAGGCGTCACCCAATTccgccatctcttcttctcccaag TGTGGCTTGGGTTTTTGCACCTCAGGGATattcattttgtttttcgagaaagagacaaagagagtCGATCATCGAAGACTTTGCGGAGTTAG
- a CDS encoding uncharacterized protein (EggNog:ENOG41) yields MDSEDGGLFIKQLAAFVRTHEKALANALQFQRREVRHRATQSTSSATLSQSPTFPERPSTAVSTTGSLAAALSLGPLNFTSHNVKSAKLALTPHHLFYLLSRFEELGINVGPMKVRLEDLHDSSSSANYVSFLSNTQRSRSHSSDVGSIHSVTSIRSVMSGMSALWTSFSIGASISAARTERQKAALEADMKYLYSAFTKIPCLRLAPDWRARLIKGYEEFPFDSAVPLYIFKNVQALEVSNIDFRQFFGWDRMADQLRSLTVKHAGIEDPADILIDIVLDDMDKRRRRTSKSQTSPSIPSWNGSHSPRKSPPMSGREFSRSVSVPSSVPGSMPGSPDPRASLGELRVGSMGPSEAAIEDGNTSDGSARTLRRQSTDDLPQSLNKDSRPRSHSPSRPSSSRNHHIRSQQRIRRSGSGSSNSSLSDSWYHHHSRGSSGNLLGATILPPSKWRFLRHLSLADNPMTSIPASSLAPLSNTLFSLDLSSNLFSQIPDSLSTLTALRALNLSHCMIDSLHSLTRNPLPAITALNLRANRLQSLAGIEKLYPLERLDLRDNRLTDPKELARLTGIPEIREIWVEGNPFTRTHKDYRVTIFNLFRLTPGYTEDIVIDGSGPSSSEKRILADRVPIPESVPVVKPVVTEVRGVDVSKPSVVYGAARETTVLRKERPVPKAVASETNTSSTRRRRNTKRRIVDLSTSDKNPQPSPIDVQSLRFPIESPSVVANSVDRNYRASRASSTPASPPIAYAKPTDYGTSPFSIENAHADFSFSAGNIQPQDWDSNGEIYRRKIEALRDKVGDGYLSVLSEESWDANNVYGSPNMPPSTAALLAAHAPAHHAPPMQAIHGGHS; encoded by the exons ATGGATTCAGAAGACGGAGGATTATTCATCAAG CAACTTGCTGCGTTTGTACGCACGCACGAAAAGGCTCTTGCCAATGCTCTGCAGTTCCAGCGCCGCGAGGTGCGTCATCGAGCCACGCAAAGCACGAGTTCTGCCACGCTTTCGCAGTCTCCGACGTTTCCCGAGCGTCCTTCGACCGCTGTGTCTACTACCGGCTCGCTGGCCGCTGCCCTATCTCTTGGGCCTCTCAACTTTACCTCTCACAATGTCAAGTCTGCAAAGCTGGCTCTGACCCCCCACCATCTTTTCTACCTCCTCTCTCGCTTCGAAGAATTGGGTATTAATGTGGGCCCCATGAAAGTTCGCTTAGAAGACCTTCACGACAGCTCATCGTCTGCAAATTACGTGTCATTTCTAAGCAATACCCAGCGGTCTAGAAGCCATAGCTCAGATGTTGGCTCAATACACTCCGTCACGAGCATTCGGAGCGTCATGTCTGGCATGTCTGCCTTGTGGACAAGCTTCAGCATCGGTGCTAGCATATCCGCCGCCCGGACGGAGCGTCAAAAGGCGGCCCTGGAGGCTGACATGAAATATTTGTATTCCGCCTTCACCAAGATCCCATGCCTTCGGTTGGCCCCTGATTGGCGTGCTCGCCTCATCAAGGGCTATGAAGAGTTTCCCTTTGACTCTGCGGTTCCTCTCTACATTTTCAAAAATGTCCAGGCACTGGAAGTGAGCAACATCGACTTTCGTCAATTCTTTGGCTGGGACCGCATGGCCGACCAGCTTCGCTCGCTTACGGTCAAACATGCTGGGATAGAAGACCCCGCTGATATCTTAATTGATATCGTCTTGGACGACATGGATAAGAGACGCCGCAGAACATCCAAATCGCAGACTTCACCTTCAATACCAAGCTGGAACGGGAGCCACAGCCCTCGAAAAAGCCCACCCATGTCAGGACGTGAGTTTTCGCGGTCGGTATCGGTCCCTAGCTCCGTCCCTGGCTCAATGCCCGGCTCACCGGACCCTCGAGCCTCTCTTGGCGAGCTTCGTGTCGGCTCCATGGGCCCCAGTGAGGCTGCTATCGAGGATGGTAACACATCTGATGGCTCTGCCCGTACCTTGCGGAGACAGTCCACGGATGACCTACCGCAATCTCTCAACAAGGACTCTCGGCCAAGAAGCCATTCTCCATCACGCCCGTCCAGCTCTCGTAACCACCACATCCGATCCCAGCAGAGAATTAGGCGTTCTGGGTCTGGGAGTTCCAACTCTAGCCTATCTGACTCTTGGTACCACCACCATTCTAGGGGTAGCTCTGGGAATCTTTTGGGAGCCACCATTCTCCCCCCATCAAAATGGCGCTTTCTGAGGCACCTCAGCTTAGCGGATAACCCCATGACCTCGATTCCTGCATCTAGCTTGGCCCCTCTATCCAAtaccctcttctccctcgacTTGTCGTCCAACCTCTTCAGCCAAATTCCGGACAGTCTTTCCACTCTCACTGCTCTCCGTGCCTTGAACTTATCGCATTGCATGATTGACTCGCTACATTCTCTAACCCGAAACCCTCTGCCGGCTATTACTGCCCTCAATCTCCGGGCCAATAGACTCCAATCTCTTGCAGGGATCGAGAAGCTGTATCCCTTGGAAAGGCTGGACCTTAGAGATAACCGGCTCACAGACCCCAAGGAGCTTGCACGCTTGACCGGCATTCCGGAAATTCGTGAAATCTGGGTCGAGGGCAACCCCTTCACCCGCACGCACAAAGATTATCGTGTGACCATTTTCAACTTGTTTCGTCTGACACCGGGATATACCGAAGATATTGTCATTGATGGCAGCGGCCCTAGCTCTTCTGAAAAGCGAATTCTCGCTGACCGAGTCCCGATTCCCGAGTCGGTTCCGGTTGTGAAGCCGGTTGTGACTGAGGTGCGAGGTGTCGATGTAAGCAAGCCCAGTGTCGTCTACGGTGCTGCCAGAGAAACTACTGTCCTGCGCAAGGAGAGGCCGGTTCCAAAGGCTGTTGCCAGCGAAACCAACACAAGTTCGACGCGGCGTCGCAGAAACACAAAACGACGTATCGTCGATCTTTCAACTAGTGACAAGAACCCACAGCCTTCGCCAATCGACGTGCAAAGCCTAAGATTCCCGATTGAATCTCCTTCAGTCGTTGCCAACTCTGTGGATAGAAATTACAGAGCTTCGCGCGCATCCAGTACCCCGGCTTCGCCTCCTATTGCATACGCAAAACCCACCGATTATGGCACCAGCCCTTTCTCCATAGAGAACGCTCATgcagatttttcttttagtgcGGGCAATATCCAGCCTCAAGATTGGGATTCCAATGGCGAAATTTATCGTCGCAAAATAGAGGCTCTACGTGACAAGGTTGGCGATGGCTATCTTAGCGTACTGAGTGAAGAGAGCTGGGATGCCAACAATGTCTATGGCTCACCAAATATGCCTCCCTCTACTGCTGCGCTCCTGGCGGCTCATGCCCCCGCTCACCACGCGCCGCCGATGCAAGCCATTCACGGAGGCCACTCATGA